CCCCGCCCCACGATCACCGTGGCGCGGGGCGCAGGTATTCTCGGGGTCTATGCCCCTCAACTTCGCGGAACCCTTCACCGAACGCACTCCCCGTGTTGTCAACGCGGCGAAGTTGCATCGCGCCCAGGGGCGCCGCAAAGCCGGGCGGTTCCTCGCGGAAGGGGCGAACGCCGTAGAGGCCGCGGTTGCGACGGGGGCGGCTACCGACCTCTTTGTCACCGAGCGAGCGGCGCACGACTTTCGGGAGATCCTGACGGCGGCCGGCCACATGGACGTCTACACCCACGCCATCACCGAACGAGCCGCCGAACACCTTTCGGAGACCGTGACCCCGACCGGTATCTTCGCGGTATGCAAGCCAGTGCTGTGGAAGCTCGGCGCCGTGGCTAAGGCAAGGCCGCGCTTTGTGGCCGTTGGTGTGGGCACAAGCGACCCGGGCAACGCCGGCACCCTCATACGCATCGCGGACGTGTGCGGGGCCGATGCCGTCGTGTTCGCCGGTGAGACAGTCGACCCCGAGGCTGGCAAGGTGGTGCGCTCTTCGGCGGGGTCGCTCTTCCACGTCCCCGTGGTCAGGGAGCGGGCGATCAACGATGTGGTCGGGCAGCTGCGCGCCGCGGGGCTGGCCATCGTGGCGACGACGATGGACGGCGAAATCTCGCTGGCCGAGGCGGGGGAGAGGCTGGCCCGGCCGACGGCCTGGCTTTTTGGCAACGAGGCACACGGCCTGCCCGGTGCACTCGTGGAGGCCGCCGACTACCGCGTATCTATCCCGATCCACGGCAGCGCCGAGTCACTGAACATGGCTACGGCCGCGGCCATGTGCATGTGGGAGTCTTCGAAAGCGCTCTACGGCCCGGAGTGAAAGATGGGCCGGCGGGGCGTTGGTTGAAGACGCGGTGTGCCCCGTCTTCTCGTGCAGATCCCGCTTGAGGCCGTCTTCCCCGGTGGAGCGTGTGGAGGCAGAGGCCTCGTAGCCGCGTCGCACGCTCTCCTGGTTTGCCGGGGGCGCCGCGCGGGATCTCGCCGCCGGTGTGGGCCGTGGTGGTGTCAATCGGCACGTCAACGGTGAAGTC
This is a stretch of genomic DNA from Corynebacterium auris. It encodes these proteins:
- a CDS encoding TrmH family RNA methyltransferase, whose protein sequence is MPLNFAEPFTERTPRVVNAAKLHRAQGRRKAGRFLAEGANAVEAAVATGAATDLFVTERAAHDFREILTAAGHMDVYTHAITERAAEHLSETVTPTGIFAVCKPVLWKLGAVAKARPRFVAVGVGTSDPGNAGTLIRIADVCGADAVVFAGETVDPEAGKVVRSSAGSLFHVPVVRERAINDVVGQLRAAGLAIVATTMDGEISLAEAGERLARPTAWLFGNEAHGLPGALVEAADYRVSIPIHGSAESLNMATAAAMCMWESSKALYGPE